GCTTTCAGAAAAGGGGAACGTAAGGTTCGTTTTCCATTGCACGGCGGACGCGGACGGGTATATTATGCAGCGAGGGAAGCTGTCCATTGGCGGCTACTAGAAAGAACCACGAATTAATTGCAAGTGTAGTGGAAGCATCATGACAGTGCTACCAGAGGGTTACCACATTCGCAGAGCAGAAGCGGGTGATTATGCCGGGGTAATCGAAACGTTGAAAGTGCTGACGACAGTGGGGGACGTTACAGAGCGGGAGTTTGCAGAGAGAATTGCATATTGGAAGACCGTCAAAGTGCCCGTGCCCGCAAGGGGCAAGCGTCCCGTGGGAATGGGCGAGATTTTAGCATACAACCCGATGGTGATAACGGACGAGGCGGGCCGCGTCGTCGCAACGGGGAACATCATCATCGAGGCCAAGCTGATTCACCACTGTGGGCTGGTCGGTCACATCGAGGACATAGCGGTGGCTTCAGATCAGCAGGGCAAGCGTCTCGGCATGTTACTGATCAACACGCTCACGGAAATTGGCAGAAACGCCGGCTGCTACAAGATCATCCTCGACTGCGACCCCCAGAACGCCGACTTTTACAAGAAATGTGGCTTCAGCCAGGCAGGCCTCGAGATGCAGCATCGTTTCCGCAGCGAGAGCAAACCATAGCAATATGGATATATCATAATGTACAGGTGATTTGTAAGATGTAGTAGTTTTCTAAAAATGTACCTAATAGCCTTGCGCCGCACCCCATCACGACAGGCTctcgagcagctccagcGACACAATCGAGTTCCCTCGTATGATCGTGTGGTCGCCGAGGCCGTGTTTCCCCCCCGTCCGTGTGATTTCGACCGCGTCGTCGAGAACTACATTCAGAAACAGGTCGTATCCTCGCAGCACGCCCACCACCTTGCGCGCGCCGTTGAGCTGCAAGAACACCTTGCGCTCCATATACTGCTGCTGTTAGTACCACTCATCTGCCAACCTGGCGCCGCCTAACATACCTTTTTCAACTCTGGGGTAGACACCATCTTGTGCTGCTGGCGTCCTGGTGGCGGTGGCAGCGCACATGCAGCGCAGTTAAGCGTTACTTCGCCATCACGTGTGGTTCCCGTACATAGAGATATCCGCCCGCGCCTCGATCGGCACGTGCCTGCTCGATTGGCATGTGCCTGGAATTGCTCGGATTGTTGGACCCTACGCTTCCAGTCTGCGCGATGCCCTTCTGGGGCAAGCTCGGCAACGCCCAAAAATGATTGCTCTGTCTTGTTAGGGCGGTCGGCGGTTACAAGGAGCACAATTGCAAATGCTATCGACGGACGAGGGCTCGGATTTAATGGGCATCTGCAGGCAGCAGGACAACGCGTAGATCGATGGCTGTCGCGGTCTGCTGCTAACTTTACGGCGGTGCGCTGACAAGACGAATACTTTGATGCGCACGGTGCCAGCCTGTCTAGGGCAAAGCGTGGTAGTATAGCCGAAGGCTGCAGAAAAAGGAAGGCGTTTCGCAACACTCTGGCCCCTCCCCTCTACGAGCCCAGATCTGCAATACCGGCTGTCTGCACTTTTCGGAGATTGCCGCCCTCAAAATATTCCAAACGCAAAGGAAGGGGACGCGAGACGCCGAAATCGCAAAATTGGGCGCACGTGGTAACAGCATAGGGTATGACTGTCGGGGTTGCGCGAGAGCAGCCCCTTGCGCTGCCCTGGGTGCGCGCGGTGCAGAGCCTGGAACTATCGCCGGCGGGTGGTGCTCTCCCGGCCTGTTCCGACGGGCGATGCCGGCCAGGCGGCTACCGAGGTGCAGTTGCTGTTCTGCGTCACGTGAAATGACGCAGCACGTGCATGTGTGTTGATAATTGGAGCGGCTGGGGTTGGTCGTTCGAGGTGCCGTTCGTGATGATGCGCAACCGTCGCACGAAGACAGGACCcgcgagctggagcagtCATGGCTAGGTCGAGATGTCTTTGATCTCGTGATGCGCAGGCAGTGGGCGCTTGGCCTGGCCTATGCTGTGCAGGCAGCGGCGGTGTTTCTGGACGGTGCGCGGCGCCGTAGTCGCTGAACCCACACACCTCCAATGATATTGGCACTAATTTTGTTGAAGATTTTTAGGAGATTCGAGGTATTCATGCTTCCCTCTAGACTTTAGACCAGGGAATTGGACTGCTGAACCCGAAGACTCTGACTTCCTGAGCTATCGAGAAACCCCATATACATCAGCCATGCTTAGAAACGTTTGCCGCCCGGCGATGAGACGGTCGTTCCACCAGACGGCCTGGATGAGTGCCAACAAGAAACACGACGTTGTGGTGATCGGTGGCGGTCCCGGTGGTTACGTGGCGGCCATCAAGGCTGCACAGCTGGGTTTCGACACCGCGTGTGTGGAGAAGCGCGGCCGTCTAGGTGGCACCTGTTTGAACGTGGGGTGTATCCCATCCAAGGCGCTGCTAAACAACTCGCACCTGCTGCACCAGATGCAACACGATGCCAAGCAGCGCGGTATCGACGTCAAGGGCGAGGTCACTGTGAACATGCCCCAGTTCCAAAAGGCCAAGGACACCGTTGTGAAGCAATTGACTGGCGGTATTGAGATGCTCTTCAAGAAAAACGGCGTCACCTACTACAAGGGTCTGGGTACGTTTGAGAGCGAGAGCAGCATCAAGGTGTCGCCCGTCGAGGGTCTAGAAGGCGCTGTCGCCGAGGAGACGATCCTTGAGGCAAAGAACATCATCGTGGCTACTGGGTCCGAGGTGACGCCGTTCCCTGGTATCACGATCGACGAGGAAAGAATCGTCTCCTCCACCGGTGCGTTGTCGCTAAAGGAAGTGCCAAAGCGCCTGGTGGTCATTGGTGGTGGTATTATCGGCCTGGAGATGGGCTCCGTGTACTCCCGCTTGGGTTCCAAGGTGACTGTGATTGAGTTCCAGCCTCAGATTGGTGCCACCATGGACGGCGAGGTTGCCTCCACGACCCAGAAGTTCCTAAAGAAGCAAGGTTTCGACTTCCACCTGGGGACCAAGGTTCTTTCTGCTGAGAGAAACGGCGACGTCGTGGACATCAAGGCTGAGAATGTCAAGACTGGTAAGGTTGAGTCTTTCCAGGCCGACGTCTTGTTGGTGGCCATCGGCAGAAGACCTTACATTGAGGGCCTCGGCGCGGAAAACATCGGTCTAGACGTGGACAAGCGTGGTAGACTGGTTATCGATGAACAATTTAACACCAAGTTCCCTCACATCAAGGTCATTGGTGATGTTACCTTCGGTCCTATGTTGGCCCACAAGGCCGAGGAGGAAGGTATCGCCGCCGCAGAGTACATCAAGCACGGCCACGGCCACGTTAACTACGGCAACATTCCTTCTGTTATGTACTCCCACCCTGAGGTCGCTTGGGTCGGAAAGACCGAGGAGCAGCTAAAGGAGGCCGGGATTGCATACAAGGTCGGTAAGTTCCCCTTCATGGCCAACTCCCGTGCCAAGACCAACCTTGACACCGAGGGGTTCGTCAAGGTCTTGATCGACGCCGAGACCGAGCGTCTCCTAGGTGCCCACATTATCGGCCCTAACGCAGGTGAGATGATCGCCGAAGCCGGTCTCGCCCTGGAGTACGGTGCCTCTGCCGAGGACATCGCGAGAACCTGCCATGCTCACCCAACGCTTTCCGAGGCCTTCAAGGAAGCCAACTTGGCCGCCTTCTCCAAGTCTATCAACTTCTAAGCCTGCATACCGAACTGTGCACGGCCCAACCGCGCGACAGGCAGCACGCGCCTCCGCAATGCCAAATACTATACAGCTCTCTAATAAACTTATATTCGTGCTTTAGCAGCTACATAGGACAAAACCAAACTACTGCACACCGCACCCAATTAtgcgcgggcgcgcagaGGCGGGCCCCGGCAACCCCGGTCAAACGCATCAGGAGCCTAGCCGCCCATCTCGCGGTCTTTTTAACCCAACTCAAAAAACCTGTAAAAACATGTTATAAACTCAAGGTCAACCAGTCCCAGGTCGCAGTATTGGTTGTATCTGAATGCTGATCCCCCTGTCCGCTTTGGTGCTCTTCGGGAACGTACAGGCCGTACCCCACCTCCATCGATCGCGCGTGGAAGCCGTCCGGCAGTCCTTGGGTCACATGCGTACTACTAATCGATCTATCGGAAGCCGTCATCAGATACTGCGGCGACGCCTCAGACGCCTCGTGCACCGCCCCGGTGTAGGAAACTGAGACTACGG
This is a stretch of genomic DNA from Eremothecium gossypii ATCC 10895 chromosome VI, complete sequence. It encodes these proteins:
- the LPD1 gene encoding dihydrolipoyl dehydrogenase (Syntenic homolog of Saccharomyces cerevisiae YFL018C (LPD1) and Non-syntenic homolog of Saccharomyces cerevisiae YPL017C (IRC15)), which gives rise to MLRNVCRPAMRRSFHQTAWMSANKKHDVVVIGGGPGGYVAAIKAAQLGFDTACVEKRGRLGGTCLNVGCIPSKALLNNSHLLHQMQHDAKQRGIDVKGEVTVNMPQFQKAKDTVVKQLTGGIEMLFKKNGVTYYKGLGTFESESSIKVSPVEGLEGAVAEETILEAKNIIVATGSEVTPFPGITIDEERIVSSTGALSLKEVPKRLVVIGGGIIGLEMGSVYSRLGSKVTVIEFQPQIGATMDGEVASTTQKFLKKQGFDFHLGTKVLSAERNGDVVDIKAENVKTGKVESFQADVLLVAIGRRPYIEGLGAENIGLDVDKRGRLVIDEQFNTKFPHIKVIGDVTFGPMLAHKAEEEGIAAAEYIKHGHGHVNYGNIPSVMYSHPEVAWVGKTEEQLKEAGIAYKVGKFPFMANSRAKTNLDTEGFVKVLIDAETERLLGAHIIGPNAGEMIAEAGLALEYGASAEDIARTCHAHPTLSEAFKEANLAAFSKSINF
- the GNA1 gene encoding glucosamine 6-phosphate N-acetyltransferase (Syntenic homolog of Saccharomyces cerevisiae YFL017C (GNA1) (GNA1)) translates to MTVLPEGYHIRRAEAGDYAGVIETLKVLTTVGDVTEREFAERIAYWKTVKVPVPARGKRPVGMGEILAYNPMVITDEAGRVVATGNIIIEAKLIHHCGLVGHIEDIAVASDQQGKRLGMLLINTLTEIGRNAGCYKIILDCDPQNADFYKKCGFSQAGLEMQHRFRSESKP
- the SMX2 gene encoding mRNA splicing protein SMX2 (Syntenic homolog of Saccharomyces cerevisiae YFL017W-A (SMX2); 1-intron) is translated as MVSTPELKKYMERKVFLQLNGARKVVGVLRGYDLFLNVVLDDAVEITRTGGKHGLGDHTIIRGNSIVSLELLESLS